In the genome of Candidatus Binatia bacterium, the window GGTAAACGTGAACCGTAAGCCGCACCCCTTGCCGTCCCACCGAGGGCCGGCCGCCGTAACGGTGGCGAAAGGAGTCGGCAATCGCATCCTTCACCTTCAAGGCAGCGAAGTGGGTGTGCCGAATGGAGGTATCGGTGGCCGCCGTACACTCGACTTCAAAGCGAGTGTCCAGCGTCATGTGCGCGCCCCAGTCGATCGTCATGGCACCTTCGTACAGGGCCTGAGCGTCGGCAGCCGCCACCGTGGCTAGCGGCAGGAGCACCCGCTGCCCGACACGCGACCATAAGCAAAGCCGGTAACCGGTCGCAAACGGACCAACAACGTGTACGCCACCGGGAACCGCCTTTGCCTCGCGCGCCCCGAGTGCCAACGCCTCCCGCTGCACCCACACCTCGGTGCCACGCGCGGCGGTGACGAAGAATGCGAACTCAGATTGCGCATTAGAGCGCTCGCTGCGGAGCGGCCTGTGAACGTGCATTTCCGTCCTGTAGGCGAGCAACGCGCCGTGCGCACGGGGGCGACGCGGGCTGGTGCTCGCGCAGCGGCACCGGAACCGTGCGCGTGCTGCCTGCGAAGCCGCTATCAGCCTAACCACCCCGCGACAACCGGGGGAGTTTTCTGCCCCTGGCTTTCCGCCGTCAGGGCTGGCATGCTACGGCTGCTGTGCGCGGAGGACAAGGGCCAATGACAAAGCAGTACTACTACGAACGCTTGAGCGCTTTGGATGCGTCGTTTCTCGGGCTCGAAGATTCGAACTTCCACATGCACGTGGGAGCAGTGAGTATTTTCGATGCCGCACCGGTGCAAACGCCGGAAGGTGGAATCGACATCGAAAAAATCCGCGCGGCGATTGCCGCGCGCCTACACCTCGTGCCCCGTTTTCGTCAGCGGATTGCCTACATTCCCTACGAGAAACATCCGGTGTGGGTCGACGACAACCGTTTTCGCCTCGCCTACCACGTACGCCACACTGCCCTCCCGCGCCCGGGCGACGAACGCACCCTCAAGCGCTTGGTGGGCCGGATCATGTCGCAGCCGCTCGACCGTAAACGTCCCTTGTGGGAAATGTGGGTTGTCGAAGGCTTGGAGGGGGGCCGCTTTGCGCTGGTGAGCAAAACCCATCATTGCATGGTGGACGGCATTTCCGGCGCGGATCTCATGTCCGTAATTCTGAGCCCATTTCCCGAGGAAGATCCGGGCGTGCCGGAGCCCTGGAACCCGCGGCCGCAGCCGACACCACGCCAGTTGCTCCTGGACGAGTTGCTTCGCCGCGCGGAGCAACCGCTCACTGCAGCCAAGGCAATCATCGAAACTCTCCGCCACCCCGAGCAACGAGTCCACGAAATTGCCGACGCGATCGAGGGGATCATCGAAACCCTAGCTCCAGCGTTGAGCCCGGTGTCCCAAACCCCCTTGCAGGTGGAAGTGGGACCGCACCGGCGGTTCGATTGGACAGACATGCCCCTTATCGAAGTGAAGGAAGTCAAGCGCGTGCTCGGGGGAACGGTTAACGACGTTGTCCTGGCAACCGTCAGTGGCGCGCTGCGTCGCTTCTTCGAACGCCGCGGCCTCAACCCGGATGAGCTGGAAATCCGAGCCATGGTACCGGTGAGCGTGCGTACACACGATCAGCGCGGCACGCTGGGGAACCGAGTCACGCAGATTGCCGCTCCGCTGCCGGTCCACATCGCCGATCCCGTGGCGCGTCTCCATGCCGTGACCGAGACCACCAAGGACCTCAAAGAATCGAAGCAAGCGTTAGGCGGTGAGGTGCTCACGGCGATTAGCGAGTGGACCGTGCCGAACCTGCTCGTGCAAGCCGTGCGCCTGGCTGCGCGCACGCGCCCGTACAACCTCATCGTCACGAATGTTCCCGGTCCGCAAGTTCCCCTCTACCTGCTCGGGGCCCAAATGCGCACCGCGTACCCGGTGGTGCCCCTGTTCGAAAACATCGGGGTCGTGGTGGGACTGTTTTCGTACAACGGCGGGTTGTACTGGGGAGTCAACGCGGATTGGGAACACTTCCCCGACCTGCACGACTTCATCCTGGACATCGAGCACGCCTTCGCGGAACTCAAGCAAGCAGCCGAAGCACAACGCAAGCGTAGCGAGAGCCGCAGCCGCCGCCGCAAGGAAGCTCGGGTGAAACTCGCTGTGGTGGAGAGGAAGGCGGCGTCCTGAAACGAAACTCCCCCGCGGGCGTATGACCCTCGGCGCGTTGATCCGCCAAAGAGGAACGGACCCAGTAACCGCCTCCAAGCCCTTCGTCCGCTTTTTCGGTTGGGAGTGTTCGTTCTCCGCGTACTACCAGGAGTGCGTGGCTTGGGCGCATTTGTTTTTGGCCTTGCGCAGCAAGAATTCATCCGCCCGCGAAGCGTTTCACATCGGCATCTTGCTCGACAACACTCCCGACTACCTCTTCGCCCTCGGCGGTGCGTGGCTTGCCGGAGCGGTCGCCGTCGGGATCAACAACACCAAACGTGGGCAACATTTGGCACGCGACATCGAGTATACGGATTGCGGGTTGCTGATCACCGAGCCCCACTACTTGGAGTTTCTACTGCCAGTTCTCGAACGAGCTCGCCTGGTTCCTGAACAGGTTGTGGTGTCGCGGCGCTGGCAAGGCTTAGGGCGCGACCCGAGCATGGCGCAGCCACCAGCGCATCCCACAGCTCCAATGCAAGATGCGGAAGAACTTTTGCGGGCCTTGCGCGGGAGGCCAGACCCACATGTGGCTTGCGCGGAGCAGGATCTCGCCATGTTGATTTTCACCAGTGGCACCGTGACAGCGCCGAAGGCGGTGCAGTGTAGCCACCGCCGCCTGATGGAAACGGGCGAGAACCTGGCGCGGAACGTGTATGGCCTCGGCGCGGGCGACGCCGGCTACATCGCCATGCCCCTGTTCCACGCCAATGCGGTGATGTGCGGTTTCCTGCCTGCGCTGGCTGCGGGTGTTCCTGTGGGCCTCGCGCGCAAGTTTTCCAAACAACACTGGCTGGCCGACATTCGACTCTACCGTGCGACGTACTTCAACTACACGGGCAAGCCGCTCGCTTACATCCTCTCGACCCCTCGACGCGAGGACGATGCGGACAACCCCCTGCGCATTTGCTTCGGCAATGAAGGATCGCACCGAGTTGTGCGCGAGTTCGAAGAGCGATTCGGCTGCCGCGTTGTCGACGTGTTCGGATCGAGCGAAGGCGGACTCGGCGTCACCCGCCAGCCCGACGACCCACCCGGCAGCATCGGCTTTCCCGCGCCTGGCATCGCGGTGGTCGACGAGCATGGGCGCGAGCGGCCACCGGCACGGTTCGACGAGCACGGCCGGCTGCTCAATCCCGAGGAGTGCATCGGGGAGATCGTGAACACCCAAGGTGTGGCCTGGTTCGAAGGCTACTACAAGAACGAAAGCGCCACCGCCGAGCGAACCCGCTTTGGCTGGTACTGGAGCGGCGATCTGGGGTACAAGGACGAGCGCGGATACCTTTACTTTGCGGGGCGTACAACCGAGTGGCTCCGGGTGGACGGCGAAAATTTCCTGGCCCGTCCGGTGGAAGAAATTCTCCTCCGCCATCCCGACGTAACCCTCGCCGCAGTTTACGGCGTCCCCGACCCGGACGGGGGTGACCAGGTGATGGCTGCACTCGTGCTGCGGGAAGGCGCAAGCTTCGACCCGGATCGCTTCGCTGCATTCCTGCAGGCGCAGCCAGACCTATCTCCCAAATGGGTGCCCAAATTTGTGCGCATCGCTGCAGAATTGCCCCAAACCGCAAGCACCAAGGTGCTCAAGAACGAACTCCGGCGCCAAAAGTTTTTACCTGAGCGCTGCCGCGATCCGCTGTATTGGCGCCCCGGGCGCGAGCTCAGCTACCGCCGGTTCAGCGCCGCGGACCTGGACACACTTCTCGCCGCCTTCACCCGCTCGGGCCGCGAAGCATTGCTCGAAGTGTAATCCAAAGGATGCTCACTCTGCAATGCGGAAAACCCTTGCGCTCGAGCGACGAGACACGGGTCCGCGCCGACATCGCTTTCCGTAACCGCACCGCCAGTGCACGAGCGCGGTGATTCAGGGTCGCTCCAGTTCAAGGCCGCGGCCGGGGCATATTTTCACTGGCACGCGCCGGCTCTTCCCTCTCCGTTGATGGTTTTTAAGCAAGCACGGTTGCGCCGGAACGGCCGGGCACACAGCACCGTCGCCGACGGGCAGGGTCGGATCCGAGCTCCCTTAGCCGATGCAGCCGCGCTGGTCCGGGAAGAGACTACTTCTCCCCGCCGTCGGTGTTCACGGTACGCGCTGCGATGCCACCTTCGCCTCGCTCGCCAGCGGCGACGAGGCGTCGATCGCCATCGTGATACCACAGAGTTGGTCGGCCGGATCCGGGCCTGGGCCGGTAGCACTCCCCCAGAAATTTTGCACTGCGGAGATCGATCCGAGGCTCGAGAGTTTATTGATGCCGCAGTTAAAACCCGAGCCGATGTTCCCGTAAAGGTTGCTCTTGGTGACCACGAGGTGGCCATTCACTTGAATACCATCTCCTTGATTCCCAACCGCCACGCAGTTGGTCAGAGTCGGATAGTTGCTCGAATCCGTCATCCCCGGGAAGGTAAAGCCCGCGGCACCGTTGTTCGTCGCGGTATTGCGCAGCAAAGGAATTGCCGTGGGCGTGGAGAAATTGATGTAGAAGCCCGAGCTTCCGTTCCCGGTGGCCAAGTTGCCGGTGAGGCTATGTCCGCTACCGGCCAAAATCTCAAAGCCATGCCCGTTGTTGCGTCGGGCCACATTGTCTTGGAAGGTGACCCCGGAGCAGGTTCCGGTACAGCGAAACCCGGCCCCGGAAAGTCCAGCAACTACCACGTTGCGCCGCACATTGTGGCCGGTCCCCTGCAAGTCGATCCCCACTCCAGTGCTGCGGTTCACTTGGTTACGGTCGATCGTCACCGCATTGGAGCTCGCGCCCGTGGCCAAGGTTGCGGCGACGAAGAGGTTGTCGCGCACGAGGACGGTGCTCGCATCCACCGTCAGCGTGCCGTTGAGCCACCAATTGTTGCGAATACTGTGATTGCTGCCGGACACGATCCCGAGTCCGCCCGCGTGGTTGTCGAACACGTTGCCCATGAGGCTGACGGCGCTTACACCCGGATCCACCCGCACACCAACGCTTCCCGGAGCCCCACCCCGAACGGTAAATCCCTTGGCCTTTTTCCCGAAGCTCACGCCATTTGCGCCGATGGCCACAGCGTCCGCGCTCGCGACATTGCGGATCAGCGTGGCGCCCGCGCCATCGCGAGAGAGAATCGTGAGCGGCTTCGAAACCAGGATGGTTTTGCCGGCCACGCCGGAGTTCTCTTCGCCGGCATCAGCAAGGTCGCCGTCGCCGTTGATATCGCCATACAGGCCCGGCCCGACGACAATCGTGTCGCCCGGGTTCGCATTCGAGATCGCTTGCGAGATCGAGCGGCACGGGGCGCTGCTCGGCCCACAGCTCAAGCTGTCGCTCCCCAGGTTCGACACTTGCAATGTGGCTGCACGGGCTGCCGCAGCCGATGCAAGCAACATGGCAATCAGTGCCACGCGTTCGGGCTTCCGAGTCATTCAGTATCCTTTCCTCCAGAATTCTGCGCCGTCCACTGTTTGCGCAACGGCTCGTTAGCATCGCGAGCGGGAACCCGCTTTGTCAAGAACGAAAATGGTTGGCCTGGCACCATCCGCTAGGCGCGACTACGCCGCTGGGTCATCCAATCGCGGGCGGCCGACCGGGATCTCTCCGCCAAAACCGGTCGCGCTCGCCGCGATGCATCATCGGCAGGCGACTTTCCTCTGGCATACACTCGCCGCGCAGCGTGTTTGCCCTGGTTCCTTGCTTCCTGGCACTACAGCAGGGCCGAGGCCAAGCGCTGCCATTGTGGCATGGGCACAGCACGGGGATCTTGATCGAGCACTTGAATGCACACGTGCGAGGCGCCGGCATCGAGGTGTGCCTGCACCCGGCGGCGAATTGCTTCTTCATCGCCCCACGCGACGATTGCGTCGACAAGTCGGTCGCTCCCGCCGTTTGCGATGTCATCGTCGCTGAAGCCCAAGCGCTTCAGGTTTCGCACGTAGTTGGGCAGCCCCAAGTAAACCGACATGAAGCGCCGCGCCATGTCGCGCGCCTGTTGGGGATCGGTTTCGAGAGCGACCGTCTGTTCCACCGCCAGGATGGCCTCAGCACCGAGCCGCTCGCGCGCCCACGCGGTATGCTCCGGGGGTACGAAGTAAGTGTGCGACCCATGTGCCCGCTCGCGCGCAAGCTCCAGCATCTTCGGATGCAAAGCGGCGAGAACCCGCTTCGGCGGTTCCGGAGGGGGCACCGACATGAAGGGTGCGGAGTCCATCGCATCCAAGTACTTGCGCATGGCGGTCAAGGGCTTGTCGTACTCCTGCCCGCGCACGGCCACCATTGGCGCATGGCTCACGCCCAGTCCCAACAGGAAGCGCCCCCCGAAAGCTTCGCAAAGCGTTTTCTGCGCTGCCGCACAGGCCATGGCATCGCGCGCCCAAATCGAGGCGATGCCGGTAGCCACCACGGCGGATTTGGTTCCCGAAAGCAGCAAGGCAGCGTTGGTCATGGCCTCCCGCCCCATGGCCTCGGGAATCCAAATGGCGCTGTAACCGAGTTCCTCCACTTGGGCAGCGAGCTCACGCGCCTTCTGGCCTGGCTGCAAATCGAAGGCGAAGGTCCAAATGCCAATCCGTCCGAGCTCCATGCCGTTCCTCCTCTGCAAATTGTTTTTGGCGCGGTCGTGCACCGCTTGTCGCCGTCGCCGGCGGCTCAATGTGCCCGCGCTCGACAAAATTTCCCTTGCCATAACGGCATTGCACGGGCTAGCTAGGGGCTATGCGTTGGTGGCAACGGCTGACGGAACCGATCCGCCGTCGCGTCGTGAAGTGGATGATGGGCGTGCTCACGAAACCGCGCAAAGTTTATGAGCACCGTATTCCAAACGATCTCGCCGCGTTGCGCAGCCAGCTCCGTCCCGGTGATGTCATCTTGGTCGAAGGGGACCAGCGGATTAGCCAAGTGATTCGCTATCTCACGCAAAGTTCATGGTCGCACGCCGCCCTGTACATCGGGGACGAGCTGCGTCGGTTTCGTCCCGAGCTCGTTCCCGAGCTGCGGCAGCGCTTTGGCAGCGACGCCAGTTACTTGCTCGTCGAAGCGTTGGAAGACGGGGTGGTGTGCAATCCAGTCACCAAGTATGCGCGCCACAATATCCGTGTGTGCAGGCCGCGGGGGTTGCGGCGGGAGGATCTCGACCGCATCCTTGCCGAGGTCACGGCGCAACTGGGTAAACCCTACAACGTCCGCCACGTGCTGGAGCTTGCACGCTATTTCTTCCCCGTGAGCCTCATTCCCCGCCGCTACCGCCGTGCCGCCTTGCGCTACGGTGGAGAGGCCACGCAAGTGATTTGCACAACCATGTTGGCGCGCGCCTTTGCCTCTGTGGGGTTCCCGATCATTCCGCGCGTCACCCTGAACCCCGAGCCCCCACGACGCCGCTGGTTCAGGTGGTTCAGCTGGCTCAGGCGGCCGGAGTACGAAGCGCTGTATGAAAAGGAGGATCCGGCCCTCGTCACACCGCGCGACTTCGATTTGTCGCCCTACTTCGACATCGTGAAAGTCCACCACGCCACCGCTGTGGGCTTCGACTACCGCCGGATCCACTGGGCGCAAAGCGAGTCCAAAGCTGCCAGCGCGGCTCAGCCCGCGCCGCCGCAGATGACCCCGGCCAAAGTGGAGAACAGCGCGGCATGAACCGGTGCAGGCGGAGCTGCGTCGTTGGGCTCTTCGCTTGACTGCGGCGGTGCCCGACCCGACCTCAAGTTCCACACCCGCCGTGCCCAGCTCCGATCGCCTGCTTACCCGCAACTTCTTGCTCGCTTGTGCCATGCAGCTCTTTGGCTCCATGGCTGGAGCCTTGTACATCTTATTTCCGCTCTTCGTGCGTTCCCTCGGTGGCACGGAGCTCACCATCGGCGTCTACGCCGGCATTGGCGCGGCGGCGGCGGTGGGGATCCGCTGGCCGTTGGGCTTCCTGCTCGACCGGCTCGGACGCAAACGCATCATGCTAGCGGCCACAGGCGTGCATGCGGCGGCGTCGTTTGGCTTCCTCGGCGTGACCGAGCTCGGCGCTTTGTGTGCACTCCTCGTCGTTGCCGCCTCGGTCGCAGCCGGGGCGATGTTTACCAGTTTTGTCACTTACGCAAGCGACGTGATTCCGGTCACCCGCCGCGCGCAAGGACTTGCTTGGTTCGGCTTGTGGGGCATGGCGAGCAACGGGTTAAGTCCGCTTCTGGGCGAATGGCTGATCCGGAGCTGGGGGTTTGCCGCCTACTTCCTCGCGGCAGCGACCCTGGCACTCGCATGTCTGGGGGTCATTGCCCTACTCGACGAGCGCGGGCGTCCACGCGCCGCACATCCCCACACGCCTGCCACGCTCGCCCCGGCACCGGTTCCTCCCGCCTTCTGGCCGCTCATGGCACTGACGTTTCTGTTCGGCGCAGCGGAGGCGAGTGTGTTTACCTTTCTCGCCCCTTACGTAACCGCAGCCAATCTCGCCCCGGCGGGCACTCTCTTTTTCGCCTATGCAGGCACCGCTGTTTTCGTGCGGATCGTGAGCGGGCATTTACCCGATCGCATCGGACGCTACCCCATGCTGGCGTTCGCATTCGTCGTTTACGGCACCGCCTTGTTCCTTTTGCCCCGTGCTGGGGATCGTGTGTGGCTCCACGCTGCCGGCTCGTTGGCCGGCATGGGGCACGGCTACGCGTTTCCGATCTTGGCTGCTTTGGTTGTCGACCTGGCAGGCAGCCGCCGCGGGCGCGCGGTGAGCTGGTTCACGGCGATGTTCGACTTAGGGCACACGCTCAGCAATCCAGCCCTGGGTGCGATTGCCGAGCACTTTGGCTACCGCGCCATGTACTCCAGCGTCGGCATCCTCGCGTTCCTTGCTGGGTGCGCCGTAGCGAGCCGGGCCTTGCCCACGCGCGACCACCGCGCATTGAAGCCTCAGCCGGCGAGGGAACGCAACTGAGCCGTCACCTCGTCCGGCCGTTCGAGCATGACCAGGTGGCCCGCACCCGGCACCGTGCGCAGCGTCGCTCGGGGAATCGCGGTAGCAAAGCGCTCACCGTAAAGCGGAGGGAAGAAACGGTCCTCAGCTCCCCAAACAATCGCCGTTTGCGCCCGCACGCGGGCGAGCAAGCGCTCCAACTTGGGATTGTGAAAGTAAGGATTCCAGGCCACGCGGGCGAGCGCCTCCATGGCCTTGAACTGCTGCAAGATCAGCTCCTCTGGAAGCGAGGCAATGTCCGAAACCGCTGCCATCATCGCCGCCACAGGGTGCTTGAGGTTGTGGAAGAGCAACGCGGCGAGATCACGCGGCTCGCGCCCGAACACCTCCTCGGGCGGGTGCTCGTCGATCCACAGCCCCGCCGGCGCGACGAGCAACAAGCGACTGACGAGCGCGGGATATCGCGCTGCAAGTTCGGCAGCTACCCAGCCACCGAAGGAAGCACCAACAACAGTCAACGGACCGCGCTCGAGTTCCAGTGCCGCCAACACATCCAGGTAGTGGAACACCAAATCCTCGATGCCATCGAGGCGCTCCCCTCCAGTGGAACCGCCGAAACCCGGATGGAGCGTTTGCACAACGGTAAACTGCTGCGCCCACTCGTCGAACACGGGGAGCCAATCGGTGTCGCCGATTCCCCCGTGCAGATAGAGAAGCGAAGGACCACGACCTTTTCGCCGGAACTCAACCGTTTCGCGGCCAATGACGATCGTTTCCGCCACGTCCTTGCCCTCCTTGCCGTTCACGCTGCTTGGGCCCGGCGCTCCTTGTCCCACGCCTGGAGCCGCGGCATCACCTCACGAGCAAACAATTCCATGTTCCGCCGGGTTAAATCCGCGGGCAACGTGCCAACTTGCAGCAGGGCCAGAATGTTGCCCACGCCCAAGCTAGAAATCATCTCGGTCATTTGCTCCACCACTGTATCCGGGCTGCCCACGACGGCGTATCGCCCTGCGACCACTTGCTCCCAGGAATCGACGTACAGCAGGAAATCGCTTCGCGCCGTAACAAGCTTCACTGCCGAGCGTGCCGAGGTGTACCCCGGCGGACTGGTCTCGATTCCTGGCAGTAAGCGCTTAGCGAAGTACCAAAAGTGCGGCTCGTACTCGCGGCGGGCGGCTTCGTCGGTTTCCGCGACGTAAATCGGACAGAGCCAGCCCATTTGATCCGGGCGCGCCTGATAACCTTCTTTCTCGCAGGTCTCGCGGAAGAAGGCGAAATTTCTCTCGAACACGCGGCGATGGAAATACGGGATGCCCATGTACGCGTAACGGCGGCGGGCCACGAACTCCATGGTTTCCAGGCTCCCTGCGCCTGGGATCCAAATCGGCGGATGCGGCTTCTGCAGCGGGCGCGGCCAGGGGTTTACGTAGCGAAGCTTGTAGTACTTGCCGTTAAACACGAAGGGGCCCGGACGGGTCCAGGCCTGCACGATCAGGTCGTGCGCTTCGTAAAACCGTTCGCGCGCCTGCGCAGGGTTGAGTCCGTTCGAGTAATATTCCGGCCCGCCTCCCACGACCATCCCGGCAATGAGTCGGCCGCCGGAGATCACATCGATCATGGCAAACTCTTCCGCCACCCGTACGGGCGGGTTGTAAAGCGGCAGAGCATTGCCCACGATGGCGATTTTACAGCGTCGGGTTTGTCGCGCGAGGATCGAGCCGATGAGATTCGGCGAGGGCATGTTGCCGTAAGCGTTGGCGTGGTGCTCGTTGACACACACGCCGTCGAATCCGAGCTCTTCGGCGTACACGAGCTCGTCGATGTAGCGATTGTACACGGCCACCCCGCGCTCCGGGTCGTACAACTCGTTGGGGCAACGAATCCACGCTGGACCGTGATAATCGGGCGGTAAGTAGGGCCACGGCATTAAATGGAAGAAGTAGAACTCCATGGTTCCTCCCTTCAGTGACGAGCTCCGCCCGGCACGCGCAATTGTTTGCCGCGGCGTCCGCCACTTGGAAAGCACTTCTACTCGCGCTTCATCTACCCTGCACCGCTTTCCTTGCTTGCTCAATCAGGGCGAAAGGTGTTTCCGCTGTCACTGTGCACGACTTCACCCTGCACACCCACCAACTCGCGCTCTTCCCAACGAAGAAGTTCCGCAGGCTCCGCGGGCAAGTTGGCGAGAAATCGGTGGCCGTCGGCCAAGCGGCCGACGACAATGCCTCGTACCGGCGTGCCATCGCGATCGTGCACGATCGTGTAGGTTTCCACCGTGCCCCGACCGCACGGCCGCAACACCAGCTCCGGGCGAGCCATGCAATCGATTTCTTGCTGATACTCGGCCGGGTCGCGACGCACGAACGGGCGAGGTGGGGGCTCGGTGCTGTACAGGCCGACACTGTGCTTGGTGATGTACCAACCGAGTCCGGTCACCAACCCGCGCTTGCCAGGATGCTGGCGCAGCAGTTCGAGCATCGTCGCGATCGAGTGGGTGACGTAGTTATTTCCCGGGCCCCCAAAGTACGGTAGGCCGCCAGTCACGGTGAGAGGCCGGGCGTCGTCGGCGCAGATGCCGAGAGCATCGCGGCCGATTTGCACCGCGCTGGGAAAGCAACTGTACAGGTCGAAGAAATCGATTTCCTCCAACGACCAACCCGCCATCCGCATTGCCTCCCGACCTGCGACGCGGATGGCGGGTGACGACCAGTAATTCACCCGCTCGGAGACGAACCAGTGGTCCTGCGTATCCGCGCAACCCCACAAATACACGCAGCGGTCCCGCGGCACCCCGAGTTCTTTGGCATACGCGGCCGAGGTGATCAGCAAGGCGGCGCCTTGATCG includes:
- a CDS encoding alpha/beta fold hydrolase; translation: MAETIVIGRETVEFRRKGRGPSLLYLHGGIGDTDWLPVFDEWAQQFTVVQTLHPGFGGSTGGERLDGIEDLVFHYLDVLAALELERGPLTVVGASFGGWVAAELAARYPALVSRLLLVAPAGLWIDEHPPEEVFGREPRDLAALLFHNLKHPVAAMMAAVSDIASLPEELILQQFKAMEALARVAWNPYFHNPKLERLLARVRAQTAIVWGAEDRFFPPLYGERFATAIPRATLRTVPGAGHLVMLERPDEVTAQLRSLAG
- a CDS encoding AMP-binding protein, translating into MTLGALIRQRGTDPVTASKPFVRFFGWECSFSAYYQECVAWAHLFLALRSKNSSAREAFHIGILLDNTPDYLFALGGAWLAGAVAVGINNTKRGQHLARDIEYTDCGLLITEPHYLEFLLPVLERARLVPEQVVVSRRWQGLGRDPSMAQPPAHPTAPMQDAEELLRALRGRPDPHVACAEQDLAMLIFTSGTVTAPKAVQCSHRRLMETGENLARNVYGLGAGDAGYIAMPLFHANAVMCGFLPALAAGVPVGLARKFSKQHWLADIRLYRATYFNYTGKPLAYILSTPRREDDADNPLRICFGNEGSHRVVREFEERFGCRVVDVFGSSEGGLGVTRQPDDPPGSIGFPAPGIAVVDEHGRERPPARFDEHGRLLNPEECIGEIVNTQGVAWFEGYYKNESATAERTRFGWYWSGDLGYKDERGYLYFAGRTTEWLRVDGENFLARPVEEILLRHPDVTLAAVYGVPDPDGGDQVMAALVLREGASFDPDRFAAFLQAQPDLSPKWVPKFVRIAAELPQTASTKVLKNELRRQKFLPERCRDPLYWRPGRELSYRRFSAADLDTLLAAFTRSGREALLEV
- a CDS encoding LLM class F420-dependent oxidoreductase produces the protein MELGRIGIWTFAFDLQPGQKARELAAQVEELGYSAIWIPEAMGREAMTNAALLLSGTKSAVVATGIASIWARDAMACAAAQKTLCEAFGGRFLLGLGVSHAPMVAVRGQEYDKPLTAMRKYLDAMDSAPFMSVPPPEPPKRVLAALHPKMLELARERAHGSHTYFVPPEHTAWARERLGAEAILAVEQTVALETDPQQARDMARRFMSVYLGLPNYVRNLKRLGFSDDDIANGGSDRLVDAIVAWGDEEAIRRRVQAHLDAGASHVCIQVLDQDPRAVPMPQWQRLASALL
- a CDS encoding right-handed parallel beta-helix repeat-containing protein; this translates as MTRKPERVALIAMLLASAAAARAATLQVSNLGSDSLSCGPSSAPCRSISQAISNANPGDTIVVGPGLYGDINGDGDLADAGEENSGVAGKTILVSKPLTILSRDGAGATLIRNVASADAVAIGANGVSFGKKAKGFTVRGGAPGSVGVRVDPGVSAVSLMGNVFDNHAGGLGIVSGSNHSIRNNWWLNGTLTVDASTVLVRDNLFVAATLATGASSNAVTIDRNQVNRSTGVGIDLQGTGHNVRRNVVVAGLSGAGFRCTGTCSGVTFQDNVARRNNGHGFEILAGSGHSLTGNLATGNGSSGFYINFSTPTAIPLLRNTATNNGAAGFTFPGMTDSSNYPTLTNCVAVGNQGDGIQVNGHLVVTKSNLYGNIGSGFNCGINKLSSLGSISAVQNFWGSATGPGPDPADQLCGITMAIDASSPLASEAKVASQRVP
- a CDS encoding LLM class flavin-dependent oxidoreductase, with protein sequence MEFYFFHLMPWPYLPPDYHGPAWIRCPNELYDPERGVAVYNRYIDELVYAEELGFDGVCVNEHHANAYGNMPSPNLIGSILARQTRRCKIAIVGNALPLYNPPVRVAEEFAMIDVISGGRLIAGMVVGGGPEYYSNGLNPAQARERFYEAHDLIVQAWTRPGPFVFNGKYYKLRYVNPWPRPLQKPHPPIWIPGAGSLETMEFVARRRYAYMGIPYFHRRVFERNFAFFRETCEKEGYQARPDQMGWLCPIYVAETDEAARREYEPHFWYFAKRLLPGIETSPPGYTSARSAVKLVTARSDFLLYVDSWEQVVAGRYAVVGSPDTVVEQMTEMISSLGVGNILALLQVGTLPADLTRRNMELFAREVMPRLQAWDKERRAQAA
- a CDS encoding wax ester/triacylglycerol synthase family O-acyltransferase; amino-acid sequence: MTKQYYYERLSALDASFLGLEDSNFHMHVGAVSIFDAAPVQTPEGGIDIEKIRAAIAARLHLVPRFRQRIAYIPYEKHPVWVDDNRFRLAYHVRHTALPRPGDERTLKRLVGRIMSQPLDRKRPLWEMWVVEGLEGGRFALVSKTHHCMVDGISGADLMSVILSPFPEEDPGVPEPWNPRPQPTPRQLLLDELLRRAEQPLTAAKAIIETLRHPEQRVHEIADAIEGIIETLAPALSPVSQTPLQVEVGPHRRFDWTDMPLIEVKEVKRVLGGTVNDVVLATVSGALRRFFERRGLNPDELEIRAMVPVSVRTHDQRGTLGNRVTQIAAPLPVHIADPVARLHAVTETTKDLKESKQALGGEVLTAISEWTVPNLLVQAVRLAARTRPYNLIVTNVPGPQVPLYLLGAQMRTAYPVVPLFENIGVVVGLFSYNGGLYWGVNADWEHFPDLHDFILDIEHAFAELKQAAEAQRKRSESRSRRRKEARVKLAVVERKAAS
- a CDS encoding MFS transporter, with amino-acid sequence MQAELRRWALRLTAAVPDPTSSSTPAVPSSDRLLTRNFLLACAMQLFGSMAGALYILFPLFVRSLGGTELTIGVYAGIGAAAAVGIRWPLGFLLDRLGRKRIMLAATGVHAAASFGFLGVTELGALCALLVVAASVAAGAMFTSFVTYASDVIPVTRRAQGLAWFGLWGMASNGLSPLLGEWLIRSWGFAAYFLAAATLALACLGVIALLDERGRPRAAHPHTPATLAPAPVPPAFWPLMALTFLFGAAEASVFTFLAPYVTAANLAPAGTLFFAYAGTAVFVRIVSGHLPDRIGRYPMLAFAFVVYGTALFLLPRAGDRVWLHAAGSLAGMGHGYAFPILAALVVDLAGSRRGRAVSWFTAMFDLGHTLSNPALGAIAEHFGYRAMYSSVGILAFLAGCAVASRALPTRDHRALKPQPARERN
- a CDS encoding YiiX/YebB-like N1pC/P60 family cysteine hydrolase, which translates into the protein MRWWQRLTEPIRRRVVKWMMGVLTKPRKVYEHRIPNDLAALRSQLRPGDVILVEGDQRISQVIRYLTQSSWSHAALYIGDELRRFRPELVPELRQRFGSDASYLLVEALEDGVVCNPVTKYARHNIRVCRPRGLRREDLDRILAEVTAQLGKPYNVRHVLELARYFFPVSLIPRRYRRAALRYGGEATQVICTTMLARAFASVGFPIIPRVTLNPEPPRRRWFRWFSWLRRPEYEALYEKEDPALVTPRDFDLSPYFDIVKVHHATAVGFDYRRIHWAQSESKAASAAQPAPPQMTPAKVENSAA